One segment of Alnus glutinosa chromosome 2, dhAlnGlut1.1, whole genome shotgun sequence DNA contains the following:
- the LOC133860861 gene encoding probable serine/threonine-protein kinase At1g54610, producing the protein MGGICTTASSAVEDRDSQASSRKKLSSLSRRSSSELRVNSSRRHDGVRGNDRLGLYSDEVKAMRIDKKANGSIRVYDDQIEKKRREKSEVSAIDHPGVGRVPKATHGEQIAAGWPAWLSNVAGEAIKGWIPRRANTFEKLEKIGQGTYSSVYKARDVIHDKIVALKKVRFDNLDIESVKFMAREIIILRRLDHPNIIKLEGLITSQMSRSLYLVFEYMEHDLTGLASRPGIKFSEPQVKCYMQQLLSGLDHCHSRGVLHRDIKGSNLLIDDYGVLKIADFGLATSYNPHHSVPLTSRVVTLWYRPPELLLGASHYGVAVDLWSTGCILGELYTGKPILPGKTEVEQLHKIFKLCGSPSDDYWRNLRLSHATFFRPPQPYRRCVAETFKDFPAVAMGLIETLLSVDPAHRGTAALALKSEFFTTKPLACDPSTLPKYPPSKEIDAKVRDEVARARRQGDVGDKDRTFDLKKRVQKESRAIPASNADALPFKPMQRRQGQSSFQSKSELFHSHREEAHSGLLVAPPKQARPVKEVGTGELEHLQKRVSQSGPLVHGPRWTKSGKELDSQSAASTASNLSKLSGLVATRTLSLSEDHQEKPGPAQSDTTEQLGRLSGAVSESESKRRLDHKRHSQMNGDFCQIDGKARSKEPSLHGPGSRGSKMYVSGPLLNSSNNVDQMLKEHDRKIQEFSRRARLDKTRVDKVHAQGRRVSAN; encoded by the exons ATGGGTGGTATATGCACCACGGCTTCTTCAGCTGTCGAAGACAGAGACAGCCAGGCAAGCTCGAGGAAGAAATTGTCGTCTTTGAGTAGACGATCATCATCGGAGTTGCGAGTGAATTCTTCAAGAAGACATGATGGAGTACGGGGTAATGATAGATTGGGATTGTACAGTGATGAAGTGAAAGCTATGCGCATTGATAAGAAAGCCAACGGTTCGATTCGGGTTTATGATGATCAGATTgagaagaagaggagagagaagtCTGAAGTCTCTGCTATTGATCATCCAGGCGTGGGAAGGGTGCCAAAGGCTACACATGGAGAGCAGATTGCGGCAGGGTGGCCAGCTTGGCTATCTAATGTGGCCGGGGAAGCTATCAAGGGATGGATACCGCGGAGGGCAAATACTTTtgagaaattagaaaaa ATTGGCCAAGGAACTTATAGTAGTGTTTACAAGGCTCGTGATGTTATCCATGATAAAATTGTTGCTTTGAAAAAAGTACGATTTGATAATCTGGATATTGAGAGCGTCAAGTTTATGGCAAGGGAAATCATCATTTTGCGAAGGCTTGATCATCCTAATATAATAAAGCTGGAAGGCTTGATCACATCACAAATGTCACGCAGTTTATACCTTGTTTTTGAGTATATGGAACATGATCTTACTGGGCTTGCATCACGCCCTGGCATAAAGTTCTCAGAACCACAG GTTAAATGTTACATGCAGCAACTTTTAAGTGGACTTGATCATTGTCATAGTCGTGGTGTCCTGCATCGTGACATAAAAGGTTCAAATCTTCTTATAGACGATTATGGCGTTTTGAAGATTGCGGATTTTGGCTTGGCTACTTCTTACAATCCTCATCATAGTGTTCCACTGACAAGCCGTGTGGTCACTCTTTGGTATCGACCACCAGAACTTTTGCTTGGAGCATCTCACTATGGTGTTGCGGTGGATTTATGGAGTACTGGTTGCATACTGGGGGAATTATATACTGGCAAGCCTATCTTGCCAGGAAAGACAGAG GTTGAGCAATTGCATAAGATTTTTAAGCTTTGTGGCTCACCTTCTGACGATTACTGGCGAAATTTGCGGTTGTCACATGCAACATTCTTCAGGCCACCACAGCCTTATAGAAGATGTGTTGCCGAAACATTCAAAGATTTTCCTGCTGTTGCTATGGGGCTTATTGAGACCTTGCTTTCTGTAGACCCTGCACATCGAGGAACTGCAGCATTGGCTCTAAAGAGTGAG TTCTTTACGACGAAACCTCTTGCTTGTGATCCTTCAACTTTGCCAAAATATCCTCCCAGCAAAGAGATTGATGCGAAAGTGCGGGATGAAGTAGCTAGAGCTAGAAG GCAAGGAGATGTTGGAGACAAAGACCGGACGTTTGACCTCAAAAAGAGAGTACAAAAAGAATCCCGGGCAATTCCTGCATCAAATGCTGATGCTCTGCCTTTCAAGCCAATGCAG AGAAGACAAGGCCAATCCAGTTTCCAGAGCAAAAGTGAATTGTTCCACTCTCACAGGGAGGAAGCTCATTCTGGTCTTTTGGTTGCTCCACCTAAACAGGCACGACCTGTTAAAGAAGTAGGAACAGGTGAACTGGAGCATCTTCAAAAAAGGGTTTCCCAATCAGGACCATTGGTTCATGGGCCTAGATGGACAAAGTCTGGGAAGGAACTTGATTCTCAATCAGCTGCTTCTACTGCATCCAACTTATCAAAATTGTCTGGTTTGGTAGCGACTAGAACTTTGTCGTTGTCCGAAGATCACCAAGAAAAACCTGGTCCTGCACAGTCAGATACAACAGAGCAATTGGGCAGGTTGTCAGGAGCAGTTAGTGAATCGGAGTCCAAAAGAAGGCTGGATCATAAACGTCACTCGCAGATGAATGGAGATTTCTGTCAGATTGATGGAAAGGCCCGTTCTAAAGAACCATCTCTG CATGGTCCTGGGTCAAGGGGAAGCAAGATGTATGTCTCTGGTCCCTTACTAAATTCATCAAACAATGTGGACCAGATGCTTAAAGAGCACGATCGCAAGATCCAAGAATTTTCTCGACGAGCACGACTTGACAAGACGAGAGTTGACAAAGTTCATGCTCAAGGGAGGCGAGTGAGTGCTAATTAG
- the LOC133862060 gene encoding probable L-type lectin-domain containing receptor kinase VII.2 encodes MSSPALPLLLTLILAILSSTSASTEFIFNTNFNSTNLLLFGNATINSSILGITDETSFSIGRALYPSKIPTKPTDSSTPLPFSTSFIFSIAQVKNLLPGHGFVFLFTPSTGINGTSSSQHLGLFNLTNDGNPNNHVFGIEFDVFKNQEFNDINGNHVGVVVNSLTSLASYTAGFWRGEDDEKFDELKLNNGENYQVWIDFFESRINVTMAVAGMKRPRRPLISEFVNLSTVLLDDMYAGFCAATGQLVESHKILAWSFSNSNFSIGDALLTTNLPSFVPAKGSVFRSKGFIVGVSVGSIFVVGCGVLVFVILYERKRRKGKIGEGIEDWEMEYWPHRINYQEIYAATKGFSEENVIGLGGNGKVYRGFLQGAEVAVKRIPWENENGMREFLAEISSLGRLKQRNLVGLRGWSKNEKSSLILVYDYMENGSLDKRIFECDESLLLSWQERLKVLKDVACGITYLHEGWEAKVLHRDIKASNVLLDKDMNARLGDFGLARMHCHGRSVDTTRVVGTVGYMAPEVVRTGRSSTQTDVFGFGILALEVVCGKRPIEEGKPGLVDRVWRLMETGELHSAVDERLKNMDGYSIEEVERVLHLGLLCAYPDPRERPTIRQVLRVLDGANEGAESEGDATEAANLLDRIRTTAMWSNFNQNIGGRHPTFDEILRSVSWSATQSDSDVILAGR; translated from the exons ATGTCTTCTCCAGCTCTCCCTCTCCTCCTCACCCTAATACTTGCAATCCTCAGCTCAACTTCAGCGTCGACTGAGTTCATCTTCAACACTAACTTCAACTCCACCAACCTTCTCCTCTTTGGCAATGCCACCATCAACTCCTCGATCCTCGGCATCACTGATGAGACCTCCTTCTCCATAGGCCGTGCCTTGTACCCTTCCAAAATCCCCACAAAACCCACCGACTCCTCCACTCCCCTCCCCTTCTCAACCTCCTTCATCTTCTCCATTGCACAAGTCAAGAACCTCCTCCCTGGCCATGGCTTTGTATTTCTATTCACACCCTCTACAGGCATAAACGGCACAAGCTCATCTCAGCATCTGGGTCTTTTCAACTTAACCAATGATG gTAATCCCAACAACCATGTCTTTGGTATCGAGTTCGATGTGTTTAAGAATCAAGAATTCAATGATATCAATGGTAATCATGTCGGTGTGGTCGTGAACTCGCTTACCTCTTTGGCTTCATATACAGCAGGGTTTTGGAGGGGGGAAGATGATGAGAAGTTTGATGAGCTGAAGCTTAATAATGGGGAGAATTATCAAGTGTGGATCGACTTTTTTGAGTCACGTATAAATGTTACCATGGCTGTGGCAGGCATGAAAAGGCCTCGGAGGCCTTTGATAAGTGAGTTTGTTAATCTCTCTACTGTTCTTTTGGATGACATGTATGCAGGGTTTTGCGCAGCAACAGGACAATTGGTTGAGAGTCATAAGATATTGGCTTGGAGCTttagtaattcaaatttttctaTTGGTGATGCTTTGTTAACGACGAATTTGCCTTCGTTTGTGCCTGCAAAAGGGTCGGTTTTTCGATCGAAAGGGTTTATTGTGGGGGTTAGTGTTGGTAGTATTTTTGTAGTTGGTTGTGGGGTTTTAGTATTTGTGATTTTGTAtgagaggaagagaagaaaagggaagaTAGGGGAAGGAATTGAAGATTGGGAAATGGAGTATTGGCCTCATCGAATCAATTACCAAGAGATTTACGCCGCCACCAAAGGCTTTTCTGAAGAAAATGTCATCGGCCTTGGAGGGAATGGGAAGGTCTACAGAGGGTTTTTGCAGGGAGCAGAAGTTGCAGTGAAGAGAATCCCTTGGGAGAATGAAAATGGGATGAGGGAGTTTTTAGCTGAAATTTCAAGCTTAGGGAGATTGAAGCAGAGGAACTTGGTAGGATTGAGAGGTTGGTCCAAGAATGAGAAAAGCAGCTTGATTTTGGTCTACGATTATATGGAAAATGGAAGTTTGGACAAGAGGATTTTTGAATGTGATGAAAGTCTGCTGTTGAGTTGGCAGGAAAGGTTGAAGGTTTTGAAAGATGTGGCTTGCGGTATAACCTATTTGCATGAGGGTTGGGAAGCTAAAGTCTTGCATAGAGACATCAAGGCAAGCAATGTGCTGCTTGATAAGGATATGAATGCTAGATTAGGCGATTTTGGACTAGCTCGAATGCACTGTCACGGGCGGTCGGTTGACACTACAAGAGTGGTCGGGACCGTGGGGTACATGGCACCGGAAGTGGTTAGAACCGGCCGATCATCGACTCAAACAGATGTGTTTGGTTTTGGGATATTGGCTCTAGAGGTGGTGTGTGGGAAAAGACCAATTGAAGAAGGGAAACCAGGCTTGGTTGATAGGGTATGGAGGCTAATGGAGACAGGAGAATTGCATAGTGCTGTAGATGAGCGGTTGAAGAACATGGACGGTTATAGCATTGAGGAAGTTGAGAGGGTGCTGCATTTGGGTTTGTTGTGTGCGTATCCGGACCCTCGCGAAAGGCCTACAATAAGACAGGTTTTGAGGGTGTTGGATGGAGCAAACGAGGGGGCTGAGTCTGAAGGGGATGCAACAGAGGCGGCGAATTTGCTTGACAGAATTAGAACAACTGCAATGTGGTCTAATTTTAACCAGAACATTGGTGGCAGGCATCCTACGTTTGATGAAATTCTCAGGTCCGTTTCTTGGTCTGCTACACAGTCTGATTCAGACGTCATCCTAGCAGGCCGATGA
- the LOC133860994 gene encoding uncharacterized protein LOC133860994: MADNIKEDQETRPTSPSAAAAGSASSSYMLLLRIMSKRRTWVCIFVTVYAILLTSSWNFLKSILSWYKLQAEPSSSASGWPALYASVLLGAVFGLLSMVAALAVLVPATLVTWITVVVLLAFFGKPRKTLVVEGRKITREIGGFVLKILLKEGNFVAAVCAVLGYFALVRRNNEVDL; encoded by the coding sequence ATGGCGGACAACATAAAAGAAGACCAAGAAACCAGACCCACTTCCCcatcagcagcagcagcaggaTCAGCGTCATCATCGTACATGTTACTTCTTAGGATTATGAGCAAAAGGAGAACATGGGTATGTATTTTCGTTACGGTATATGCCATCCTCTTAACATCTTCATGGAATTTCCTGAAATCCATACTTTCATGGTACAAATTACAAGCCGAGCCGTCTTCCTCAGCTTCTGGGTGGCCTGCCCTTTATGCTTCTGTGCTTCTGGGGGCAGTTTTCGGGCTGCTTTCAATGGTTGCAGCCCTGGCAGTGCTGGTTCCTGCCACGCTGGTCACGTGGATCACGGTTGTGGTTTTGCTGGCCTTCTTTGGGAAGCCCAGGAAGACTTTGGTTGTGGAAGGGAGGAAGATTACTAGGGAGATTGGTGGGTTTGTGCTCAAGATTTTGTTGAAGGAAGGGAATTTTGTCGCTGCTGTTTGTGCTGTTTTGGGATACTTTGCACTTGTTAGGAGGAACAACGAGGTTGATTTGTAG